A stretch of DNA from Ruminococcus albus 7 = DSM 20455:
ACCATGTGGCAGAAAACCTACTCCGAGTTCATGGGAGAAAAGTTCAAGCCAAATCACGGGCAGGCGGCGAAATACTACATTGAGGGCAGTCACGAAGCTATTATCAGTAAGGAGCTTTTCGAGATGGCGGCTAAGGTGAAAAAGAAAGCCGCGCCCAAGAGCTTCGAGAAGAACAATACTCCGTTCAGGAAAAAGCTGATCTGCAGAAAATGCGGTCATACCTACACCTTTATTTCCTCTAAGCGTCGTAATTACTGGCAATGTAACTGCCGAAGTGCAATAGATAAGCCTTGTGATAACAGAGTGCTGTATAATGATGAACTGGAATCCGCTTTCACGGCATTGTGTGACAAGCTCCATGTTCACGGTACCGTTATCCTCGGCAAGTGTGCCGAGCAGCTTGCGGAACTGCAAAGACTTGAACAGTTCGGAACGGCAGAGGGCGTTAAGCGAATGAAGGAGCTTTCCGACCTCAAAGACCAAAAGCAGCGGTTCAGGGGACTGTATGACAAGCACTTCATCTCGGAGGAAAAGTATCAGCAGCAGATAGGCGAGATAGACCTAAAGATTGAAAGGCTGTCGCGGGAAATGTCGCGGCTGTCGGGAGCTAATGACGGAATTAGCGGCGAGATAAATACGCTGCTGGAGATGTTCGAGGATTACGAAGGTTCTGACGATGATAAAAAGGAGATTATCGAATCGGCACTTGAAAAAATTACGTTTGTGGACGAAACGCTGACATTCCGCCTGCAATGCGGTCTTGAATTTACAGAGGTGGTGTAATTATGGCAGTAAGAAAAACGCCGTATGGGTACATAATAGCGAACGGCAGAATCGCAGTCGATGCTGAGGAAGCAGAGGTCATCAAGCGTATCTTTTCCGATCGTATCAGCGGTCTTTCGGGCGTGAAGATAGGCGCGGCGCTCTTTGCCGAGCATATCGAGCCATTCACCGAAAGCGAGAAAAAAGCGGCTGACAGGATTTATTCCATTCTGAATGACGAACGATACTGCGGAGCTGACGACTATCCAACGATAATAAGCGAGGAAACCTTTGCCGCTTCAAGAGCCAGCATGAATAAAAAGACCTTTGGAAAAGAGCCTGACACCTACACTATACTCCGCAAGATGTCGTTCTGCTCCGAGTGCGGCAAGAACCTGGCACATTTCTCCGATCAGACAAGAGAGCTGCGTTGGCGCTGTACCAAAAAGGGCTGTATCAATTCCAAACCGAGAATAACAGATGTTGATTTCACAGCTTCGGTACTTGAAGTTCTGAACGCTGTCATTGAAACTCCCGAA
This window harbors:
- a CDS encoding recombinase family protein, with product MAVRKTPYGYIIANGRIAVDAEEAEVIKRIFSDRISGLSGVKIGAALFAEHIEPFTESEKKAADRIYSILNDERYCGADDYPTIISEETFAASRASMNKKTFGKEPDTYTILRKMSFCSECGKNLAHFSDQTRELRWRCTKKGCINSKPRITDVDFTASVLEVLNAVIETPEMLDTGEQLTEYVPDDKVAAIEAELKELFAAVPIDHERVKAKVYELATAKYNCCTYNRIPYITEELVHIIQGFTPSEEINKQMLTKTVEKITFDKNKVITVTFKNGRKIAAKEGEICQDR
- a CDS encoding recombinase family protein, which translates into the protein MNNMIVVPAAAKVQRGLTRVAAYCRVSTSQENQEHSYEAQVRYFTNLYRSSSTETFVGIYADEGISGTSLDKRTEFQRMINDCRAGKIDRIVTKSVSRFARNTKDCLETLRELKALGVTVAFEKENIDTSRLSDEMMITVMGGLAQEESHSISRNVRWSIQRKMANGTFRHARVPYGYAKDDETGNLIVDPEQAEIIRRIFNMYVNGTGAHKIALTLNDEKIPSPTGIAWNKKTILKILDNEKYTGDTMWQKTYSEFMGEKFKPNHGQAAKYYIEGSHEAIISKELFEMAAKVKKKAAPKSFEKNNTPFRKKLICRKCGHTYTFISSKRRNYWQCNCRSAIDKPCDNRVLYNDELESAFTALCDKLHVHGTVILGKCAEQLAELQRLEQFGTAEGVKRMKELSDLKDQKQRFRGLYDKHFISEEKYQQQIGEIDLKIERLSREMSRLSGANDGISGEINTLLEMFEDYEGSDDDKKEIIESALEKITFVDETLTFRLQCGLEFTEVV